Proteins encoded in a region of the Devosia sp. RR2S18 genome:
- a CDS encoding peptidylprolyl isomerase — translation MIFPEVDEKTMAKWTWGRIVGAAIAGVMLTVAAALPAAAQNVRVTVDGTPITDMQVSQRVRLFALEGNKTGTQGATDQLITEAIQMAEAKRLGITVSNAQVDDALQQVARNIGMGQDRLVQMLQEGGVNIDSLRDRLRAAVAWNAVTEAAIMPQVQISDFELDQQAATRVQDYQNFDYILKEVIFVGAGSSNRSGQANQYRASFTGCDAAVPLSLSYTDAAVVDIGRRHATQMPEALAKELAGLNVGGITKPRVVESGVSMLAVCEKTQAEDLTFIKGDLRAEAGNDALAEQQAKYLADLRERAKIIYN, via the coding sequence ATGATCTTTCCTGAAGTGGACGAGAAAACGATGGCGAAGTGGACCTGGGGGCGCATAGTTGGCGCCGCGATCGCCGGTGTGATGCTGACAGTTGCCGCGGCTTTGCCGGCGGCGGCGCAGAATGTGCGGGTGACCGTTGACGGCACGCCGATCACCGACATGCAAGTTTCTCAGCGTGTGCGGTTGTTCGCACTCGAGGGCAACAAGACCGGCACCCAGGGCGCTACCGACCAGCTGATCACCGAAGCCATCCAGATGGCAGAAGCCAAGCGGCTGGGTATCACGGTTTCCAATGCTCAGGTCGACGATGCCCTCCAGCAGGTCGCTCGCAATATCGGCATGGGCCAGGATCGCTTGGTGCAGATGCTGCAAGAAGGCGGCGTGAACATCGACAGCCTACGCGATCGTCTGCGTGCTGCGGTCGCTTGGAACGCTGTCACAGAAGCGGCAATCATGCCGCAGGTGCAGATCTCGGATTTCGAACTGGACCAGCAGGCCGCTACGCGCGTGCAGGACTACCAGAACTTCGACTACATCCTCAAAGAAGTCATCTTCGTTGGCGCCGGCTCGAGCAATCGGTCAGGCCAGGCAAACCAGTACCGTGCCAGCTTCACCGGCTGCGACGCAGCCGTCCCGCTGTCACTGAGCTACACCGACGCTGCAGTCGTCGATATCGGCCGCCGTCACGCTACCCAGATGCCCGAAGCTCTGGCGAAGGAACTGGCCGGTCTCAATGTGGGCGGAATTACCAAGCCCCGAGTGGTGGAAAGCGGCGTGTCGATGCTCGCCGTGTGCGAGAAGACGCAGGCGGAAGACCTAACCTTCATCAAGGGCGACCTGCGCGCCGAAGCCGGTAATGATGCCCTGGCGGAACAGCAAGCCAAGTACTTGGCCGACCTGCGCGAACGCGCCAAGATCATCTACAACTAA
- the pdxA gene encoding 4-hydroxythreonine-4-phosphate dehydrogenase PdxA produces the protein MHKPLAISMGEPAGIGPDILLSLYARRHELNLPPFIVYGHLDFLRARATRLGLKIGAEAAQPAEAEALFKRALPVYPIEGSVPDQPGLASEGAGDVVIKSIAAAVQATLAGACRGLVTAPIHKAVLYHAGFNHPGHTEYLAELCTRDGKTPLPVMMLAHGGLRAVPVTIHVPLHDVPGLLSRELIAETIRVVHHDLVQHFRISAPQIAVAGLNPHAGEAGTIGREELEIIQPAVADVQAEGIAAEGPLPADTLFYPTHWARYDAVIAMYHDQALIPIKTIAFEEAVNLTLGLPIVRTSPDHGTAFNLAGTGRASPKSFLSAIEMADAMTRAA, from the coding sequence ATGCACAAGCCGCTGGCAATCAGCATGGGCGAGCCGGCTGGCATTGGTCCCGATATCCTGCTCAGCCTCTATGCACGGCGGCATGAGCTTAATCTGCCGCCCTTCATCGTCTATGGCCATCTGGACTTCCTGCGCGCGCGCGCCACTCGGCTAGGCCTAAAGATCGGGGCCGAGGCGGCGCAGCCGGCGGAGGCAGAAGCACTTTTTAAGCGGGCACTGCCGGTCTATCCCATCGAAGGCTCGGTGCCGGATCAGCCGGGTCTAGCAAGCGAGGGGGCAGGCGACGTCGTTATCAAGTCGATCGCTGCCGCGGTGCAGGCGACCTTAGCTGGCGCGTGTCGGGGGCTTGTGACCGCTCCTATTCACAAAGCGGTGCTCTATCACGCGGGGTTCAATCATCCCGGACATACTGAATATCTGGCAGAGCTTTGCACCCGCGACGGCAAAACCCCGTTGCCTGTGATGATGCTGGCCCATGGCGGACTGCGAGCTGTGCCCGTCACCATTCATGTCCCGCTCCACGACGTGCCTGGGCTTCTCTCCCGGGAACTCATCGCCGAGACTATCCGGGTCGTCCACCACGACCTCGTCCAGCACTTCCGGATTAGTGCCCCTCAAATTGCCGTCGCCGGGCTCAACCCTCACGCTGGGGAAGCTGGAACGATCGGGCGGGAAGAGTTGGAAATCATTCAGCCAGCGGTCGCGGACGTGCAGGCGGAAGGTATCGCCGCCGAAGGTCCCCTGCCCGCAGACACGCTGTTCTATCCCACGCATTGGGCGCGCTACGACGCAGTCATCGCCATGTATCACGACCAAGCGTTAATCCCGATCAAGACGATAGCCTTCGAAGAAGCCGTCAATCTGACGCTGGGACTGCCCATCGTTCGGACCTCACCCGACCACGGGACCGCCTTCAACCTGGCAGGAACCGGGCGCGCCTCGCCCAAGAGCTTCCTTTCCGCCATTGAAATGGCCGATGCCATGACGCGTGCCGCATGA
- the rsmA gene encoding 16S rRNA (adenine(1518)-N(6)/adenine(1519)-N(6))-dimethyltransferase RsmA, whose protein sequence is MSQIDDLPPLREVIAEHGLRAKKELGQNFLLDLNLTARIARVGGSLEGVRVIEVGPGPGGLTRALLAEGAKEVIAIERDARALPALAQISEAYPGRLTVISGDAMEVDYGLLAEGPTRIIANLPYNIATPLLTGWLTRDPWPSFFESLTLMFQREVAERICAAPGDDAYGRLGVLAGWRTNARIAFNVGRQAFVPPPNVTSAVVHLVPKAISDDVRVKDLEHVTRAAFGQRRKMVRQSLKSTGVPVEALLAVANLKGDERAEELPVEAFLAMARALPQLR, encoded by the coding sequence ATGAGCCAAATCGACGACCTGCCACCCCTGCGTGAGGTGATTGCCGAGCACGGCCTAAGGGCAAAAAAAGAGCTCGGGCAGAACTTCCTGCTCGACCTCAATCTGACCGCCCGTATCGCCCGGGTGGGTGGGTCGCTAGAGGGAGTGCGGGTCATCGAAGTTGGCCCGGGCCCAGGTGGGCTCACGCGGGCCTTGCTGGCCGAGGGCGCAAAGGAAGTGATCGCCATCGAGCGGGATGCGCGTGCGCTACCGGCATTGGCGCAGATCTCTGAAGCCTATCCAGGGCGGCTGACCGTGATCAGCGGGGATGCCATGGAGGTCGACTATGGCCTTCTCGCGGAGGGCCCCACCCGGATCATCGCCAACTTGCCTTACAATATCGCGACGCCCCTGCTCACCGGGTGGTTGACGCGCGACCCCTGGCCCAGCTTCTTCGAGAGCCTGACGCTGATGTTCCAGCGCGAGGTGGCTGAACGCATATGCGCGGCGCCGGGCGACGATGCCTATGGACGGCTAGGGGTTCTGGCCGGTTGGCGCACCAATGCCCGGATCGCCTTTAATGTCGGACGGCAGGCATTCGTGCCGCCACCAAATGTAACCTCGGCTGTGGTGCATCTGGTGCCCAAAGCTATTAGCGACGACGTGCGGGTCAAGGATCTCGAACATGTCACGCGAGCCGCGTTCGGGCAGCGGCGCAAGATGGTGCGACAAAGCCTCAAATCCACCGGTGTTCCGGTCGAGGCTCTTCTAGCCGTGGCAAACTTAAAAGGCGACGAGCGCGCCGAGGAGTTGCCCGTCGAGGCCTTCCTGGCCATGGCGCGCGCCCTGCCCCAACTCCGCTAG